One window of Alkaliphilus metalliredigens QYMF genomic DNA carries:
- the rsmB gene encoding 16S rRNA (cytosine(967)-C(5))-methyltransferase RsmB, whose translation MKARESALKVLYAITEQEAYSNIALNQQFRAETHTPVDKAFVTELVYGVVENLIWIDYVIDQFSTTKTIKMNPWTLSLLRLAIYQIFFLDRVPVFAAVNESVDLSKKYCKHTTAFINGVLRNILRKKEIIRLPDKSRDLLQYLSVKYSHPKWLVQQFMAQFDDEFTESLLKANNERPDLYVRVNTLKISIEDCITALREKGITVEQSPYIEEALKVKGIHTIEKLDLYLKGQIYIQDFSSMLVARIMDPHPGALIMDVCSAPGGKATHLAQLMGNQGEVVARDVHEHKLKLIKENVKRLGVKIIKTEVFDAKELDPTMLQRADGVLIDAPCSGLGIIRRKPEIKYRKKQEDIKELQQLQIEILNHGAEYVKPGGTLVYSTCTIDPRENHHVIKQFLKENNEFELEDINEKYKALLPGQHSEQMVQLYPHVHHTDGFFIAKLIKK comes from the coding sequence TTGAAAGCAAGAGAAAGTGCCCTAAAGGTACTATATGCCATTACAGAACAAGAGGCCTATTCCAATATTGCATTAAACCAACAGTTCAGGGCTGAGACACACACACCAGTGGATAAAGCCTTTGTCACTGAGTTGGTCTATGGTGTAGTGGAGAATTTAATATGGATTGACTATGTGATTGACCAATTTTCGACAACTAAAACCATAAAGATGAACCCCTGGACTTTAAGTTTACTACGGCTAGCCATTTACCAAATTTTCTTTTTAGATCGGGTACCGGTTTTTGCAGCGGTAAATGAAAGTGTGGATTTATCAAAAAAATATTGCAAACATACAACCGCTTTTATCAATGGGGTTTTGAGAAATATATTAAGAAAAAAAGAGATTATACGTCTTCCCGATAAGAGCAGAGACCTTTTACAATATTTATCGGTGAAATATTCCCATCCTAAATGGTTAGTTCAGCAATTTATGGCCCAATTTGATGATGAGTTCACAGAATCACTGTTAAAGGCTAATAATGAAAGACCGGATTTATATGTGCGTGTCAATACATTGAAAATTTCCATAGAAGACTGCATAACAGCCTTGAGGGAAAAAGGAATTACTGTAGAACAAAGCCCTTATATCGAAGAAGCCCTCAAGGTAAAGGGAATCCATACCATTGAAAAGTTAGACCTATATCTGAAGGGACAGATTTACATACAGGACTTTAGTTCTATGCTAGTGGCAAGAATCATGGATCCACATCCTGGAGCTTTAATTATGGATGTATGTAGTGCACCAGGGGGCAAAGCAACACACTTAGCTCAGTTAATGGGTAATCAGGGGGAAGTGGTAGCCAGGGATGTTCATGAACACAAATTAAAGCTAATCAAAGAGAATGTGAAAAGACTTGGGGTTAAAATCATTAAAACTGAGGTTTTTGATGCAAAGGAATTAGACCCAACCATGCTTCAAAGGGCTGATGGCGTATTAATAGATGCACCCTGTTCTGGGCTAGGGATTATCAGAAGGAAACCTGAGATAAAATATCGCAAGAAACAAGAAGACATCAAAGAATTACAACAATTACAAATAGAGATACTCAATCATGGGGCAGAATACGTTAAACCTGGGGGGACATTGGTGTACAGTACATGTACAATTGATCCTCGGGAAAACCATCATGTAATCAAGCAATTTTTAAAGGAAAACAATGAATTTGAGCTTGAAGACATTAATGAAAAATACAAGGCATTACTGCCAGGCCAACATAGTGAGCAAATGGTACAGCTATATCCTCATGTACATCACACAGATGGATTTTTTATTGCAAAGCTGATAAAAAAGTAG
- a CDS encoding zinc metallopeptidase, whose product MFYPYGLFDPTMIVLIPAIIFTMYAQGKVKSTFAKYLRVPARRGFTGVQVARAILDKNGLQDVPIETSPGSLTDHYDPRKRVLRLSGEVYQGNSIASVSVAAHEVGHAIQHANGYVPLSLRNVIFPVASFGSSAAWFFIIGGLLIPSMAGLMDIGILLFGAAVAFQVVTLPVEFNASSRALTLLDAHGFIVDEERKGVQKVLRAAALTYVAAMASAIAQMLRLILIRNRRR is encoded by the coding sequence ATGTTTTATCCATATGGTTTATTTGATCCCACCATGATTGTCTTAATACCGGCAATTATCTTCACCATGTATGCCCAAGGAAAGGTAAAATCAACATTTGCAAAATATTTAAGAGTGCCTGCAAGAAGAGGTTTTACAGGAGTTCAGGTGGCAAGAGCAATATTAGATAAGAATGGGCTGCAGGATGTGCCTATTGAAACTTCTCCAGGAAGTTTAACCGATCATTATGATCCAAGAAAACGTGTATTAAGGTTATCAGGAGAAGTGTACCAAGGTAACTCTATTGCATCTGTCAGTGTAGCAGCCCATGAAGTAGGTCATGCAATACAGCATGCAAATGGATATGTACCTTTATCCTTAAGAAATGTGATCTTCCCTGTGGCTAGTTTTGGATCTTCTGCCGCTTGGTTTTTTATTATTGGTGGATTGCTGATTCCTAGTATGGCAGGGCTAATGGATATCGGAATATTGTTGTTTGGCGCAGCCGTTGCGTTTCAGGTCGTTACATTGCCAGTAGAGTTTAATGCCAGTAGTCGTGCACTAACTTTATTGGATGCTCACGGGTTTATTGTTGATGAAGAAAGAAAAGGGGTTCAAAAGGTGCTTCGTGCCGCAGCCCTTACTTATGTAGCGGCTATGGCCAGTGCCATTGCCCAGATGCTTCGACTGATTTTAATTAGAAATCGAAGAAGATAG
- a CDS encoding DUF116 domain-containing protein yields MEIKKTISKNGIYKKFLLILSIMLSFIILSILGIWLLPAGSQVFIYQMVLGIAILTLLLISGLLITTIFAVVQLWQDKEIPSFLRKLLQLAMGVLYPFMIYIGKCLKFNKDTVRRVYTDLNNKLILSMEYKIRGEEILILTPHCIQKSFCPHKITNDINNCKRCGKCNVEGILELKEKYGVQFSIVTGGTLARKRISDMRPKAIIAIACERDLVSGLMDVKQIPVVAVINQRPEGPCVNTLVDLKEVEKAIQHFIKE; encoded by the coding sequence ATGGAAATTAAAAAGACAATAAGTAAAAATGGTATCTATAAAAAGTTTCTATTGATCTTATCAATTATGTTGTCTTTTATTATACTTTCAATCTTAGGAATTTGGCTATTGCCAGCTGGTAGTCAGGTGTTTATCTATCAAATGGTATTAGGGATTGCTATTCTCACATTACTTTTAATTAGTGGGTTACTCATCACAACAATTTTTGCAGTTGTACAGCTGTGGCAGGACAAGGAAATTCCATCTTTTTTAAGGAAGCTTTTACAATTGGCTATGGGTGTTCTATATCCTTTTATGATTTATATCGGAAAGTGCTTAAAATTCAATAAAGACACTGTTAGAAGAGTCTATACAGATTTAAATAATAAATTGATTTTAAGCATGGAATACAAAATAAGAGGAGAAGAGATATTAATTCTAACGCCCCATTGTATTCAAAAATCCTTTTGTCCTCATAAAATTACCAATGATATTAATAATTGCAAACGTTGTGGGAAATGTAATGTAGAGGGGATTTTAGAACTGAAGGAGAAATACGGTGTGCAATTTAGCATTGTGACAGGTGGGACTTTAGCCCGCAAGAGAATTAGTGACATGAGGCCCAAAGCAATTATAGCCATCGCCTGTGAGCGAGATTTGGTCAGTGGGTTAATGGATGTGAAACAAATTCCTGTGGTTGCAGTCATTAACCAAAGACCTGAAGGTCCCTGTGTGAACACCTTAGTGGATTTGAAGGAAGTTGAAAAAGCAATACAACATTTTATAAAGGAGTGA
- the fmt gene encoding methionyl-tRNA formyltransferase, producing MRVIYMGTPEFAVAPLHSLIGNQYDVVAVFTQPDRPKGRGKKLQSTPVKELALAHGLMLYQPIKLRESSVVEIIKSLEPDVIVVVAYGQILSKEILEIPTYGCINVHASLLPKYRGAAPIHRAIIDGEKKTGVTTMYMDVGLDTGDMLLKKEVLIGADETAGELRDRLMALGADTLIKTLNQVQRGTLVGEKQNDLESSYAAMLDKGLGQINWNQSAEAIRNLIRGTIPWPMAYTTYLGNRVKIWKSRIEESEVSGKPGEILKVEKSGIFVKTGQGTLVIERIQFSGKKPLDVREYLAGNTIEKGVLLGEEDGN from the coding sequence ATGAGAGTTATTTATATGGGTACCCCTGAATTTGCTGTAGCACCCTTACATTCATTAATTGGAAACCAATATGATGTTGTAGCAGTCTTCACCCAGCCAGATCGACCAAAGGGAAGAGGGAAAAAGCTGCAATCGACACCTGTAAAAGAGCTGGCATTGGCCCATGGTTTAATGCTTTACCAACCAATCAAGCTGAGAGAATCATCCGTTGTGGAAATAATAAAATCACTGGAGCCGGATGTGATCGTTGTTGTGGCTTATGGACAGATTTTATCTAAAGAAATTTTAGAGATTCCTACCTATGGATGTATTAATGTACATGCTTCACTACTGCCTAAGTATCGAGGTGCTGCGCCAATTCATCGAGCGATCATAGATGGGGAAAAGAAAACTGGTGTGACTACAATGTATATGGATGTTGGATTAGATACAGGTGATATGTTGTTAAAAAAAGAGGTTTTAATTGGAGCGGATGAAACCGCAGGTGAACTCCGTGATCGTCTAATGGCATTGGGAGCCGATACATTAATCAAAACATTAAACCAAGTACAGCGAGGAACCCTAGTAGGAGAAAAACAAAATGATCTGGAGTCTAGCTATGCTGCAATGCTGGATAAGGGTTTAGGACAAATCAACTGGAACCAATCAGCAGAAGCAATCAGAAATCTGATTCGAGGAACGATTCCGTGGCCTATGGCTTATACCACATATTTGGGTAACCGAGTAAAAATATGGAAGAGTCGAATTGAAGAATCTGAAGTTTCTGGGAAACCAGGTGAAATTCTTAAGGTAGAAAAATCCGGTATATTTGTCAAGACAGGACAGGGAACCTTAGTGATTGAAAGAATACAGTTTAGTGGTAAAAAGCCATTAGACGTGAGAGAATATCTAGCAGGTAATACAATTGAAAAGGGTGTCCTGTTAGGAGAAGAAGATGGAAATTAA
- the def gene encoding peptide deformylase, with amino-acid sequence MAIRLIRTDDDPVLRKKSRVVDKIDSRIHTLLDDMIETMYEADGVGLAAPQVGILKQVIVIDVGEGVIELINPEIIKETGSQCDVEGCLSLPGHSGEVERPAIVKVRGLNRQGKMVEIQGTELLARALCHEIDHLNGILFTDKIIKE; translated from the coding sequence ATGGCAATTAGATTGATTAGAACAGATGATGACCCGGTATTGAGGAAAAAATCCAGGGTTGTTGACAAGATAGATAGTCGCATTCATACATTATTAGATGATATGATAGAAACCATGTACGAAGCAGATGGGGTGGGTTTAGCAGCACCTCAGGTGGGAATTCTAAAACAAGTGATTGTGATTGATGTGGGAGAGGGCGTCATTGAACTGATTAACCCTGAAATAATAAAGGAAACAGGGAGCCAATGTGATGTGGAAGGATGCCTAAGTCTACCAGGGCATTCAGGAGAAGTAGAAAGACCTGCAATAGTCAAGGTAAGAGGACTCAATCGGCAGGGTAAAATGGTTGAAATTCAAGGAACTGAACTACTAGCAAGGGCATTGTGTCACGAAATTGATCATTTGAATGGAATATTATTCACAGATAAGATAATAAAAGAATAG
- the priA gene encoding primosomal protein N' gives MESKLVIAQVIVDHKNHHIDKAFDYGIPDHLLGKIQRGMRVLVPFGNGNKKLEAYVLKIMEHSGAKQRLKKVIELIDQKPILREEQMKLIQWIKQEYLCKYIEAIHCIVPRGMIHREEKMVTLINDHWRQEISTQATKQLKVLEALEAMGGKTPYDKLNKALELKDMSQILNNLSEKGLLDLTYEMKTKVKIKTETYMELKIDHHELERCLEGLKNAKKQKTILLLLKEQPVWRIKDLMIAGEASRATINTLIEKGMASIYEKEVRRDPLAQQDYAAFPKFLPNEEQKGVIDEITQLIKQERRQNYLLHGITGSGKTEIYLQLIEEVNRMGKQGIVLVPEIVLTPQTIERFKGRFGDGIAVLHSHLSDGERFDEWRRIQSGEVNTVIGARSAIFAPLQNLGLIIIDEEHEHTYKSEQNPKYHAVEVAKQRGVIENAIVILGSATPSVEDYSLTENEETIKLMTLNKRATQGELPPVEIVDMREELDEGNKSILSKRLHTAIEENLEKRKQTILFLNRRGYSTFISCRQCGYVVKCKHCDISMTYHMASGNLQCHYCGESLEPPRICPECSSSYIKYFGTGTQKMEKIVQQQFSKANVERMDLDTTSRKGSHGRILERFKKGEIDILIGTQMIAKGLDFPNVTLVGIVSADMMLNFPDFRASEKTFQLITQVAGRAGRGLDPGVVILQTYDPDHYSILAASKHDYRTFYEDELMIRKAFGYPPFNKLINLNFSGVSEMQVITVTKKIVDGIKYILNKKGFIDLDEVILGPNPSVIGKINRKYRYQVILKDQGVPFILLKKVVKYLLIDQRQRFIPDTIHSSIDINPYSML, from the coding sequence ATGTCTTAAAAATAATGGAACATTCCGGTGCCAAACAAAGATTGAAGAAAGTAATCGAACTAATAGATCAAAAACCGATTTTAAGAGAAGAGCAAATGAAACTCATTCAATGGATAAAACAAGAATATCTATGTAAGTATATTGAGGCAATTCATTGTATTGTTCCTAGGGGAATGATCCATCGGGAAGAGAAAATGGTAACGCTTATTAATGACCATTGGCGCCAGGAAATAAGTACACAGGCTACAAAGCAATTGAAGGTTTTAGAAGCTTTAGAAGCAATGGGAGGTAAAACACCCTATGACAAACTAAATAAGGCCCTAGAGCTTAAGGATATGAGTCAAATTCTTAATAATTTATCTGAAAAAGGTTTGTTGGATCTGACCTATGAGATGAAAACTAAAGTAAAAATTAAAACAGAAACTTATATGGAGTTAAAAATAGATCATCATGAGTTAGAGCGATGCTTAGAAGGGTTAAAGAATGCAAAAAAACAAAAAACGATACTGTTGTTGCTTAAGGAACAGCCAGTATGGCGGATCAAAGACTTAATGATTGCGGGGGAAGCCAGTAGAGCAACCATTAACACCCTTATTGAAAAGGGTATGGCTTCTATTTATGAGAAAGAAGTAAGACGAGATCCCCTTGCCCAGCAGGACTATGCTGCCTTCCCTAAATTTCTTCCTAATGAAGAGCAAAAAGGGGTAATTGATGAAATTACACAATTAATAAAACAGGAGCGGAGACAGAACTATTTACTGCATGGTATTACAGGTAGTGGGAAAACGGAGATCTATCTTCAATTAATCGAAGAAGTTAACCGTATGGGCAAACAAGGTATTGTCCTTGTTCCTGAAATTGTGTTGACACCCCAAACCATAGAACGTTTTAAAGGGAGATTTGGAGATGGCATTGCTGTTCTTCATAGTCATTTATCAGATGGAGAACGATTTGATGAATGGAGAAGAATTCAAAGTGGAGAAGTAAATACTGTCATTGGAGCGAGATCAGCTATTTTTGCTCCTTTACAGAATTTAGGCCTGATTATCATTGATGAGGAGCATGAGCATACATACAAGTCTGAACAAAATCCTAAATATCATGCAGTGGAGGTTGCTAAACAAAGAGGTGTGATAGAAAATGCCATTGTCATTTTAGGATCAGCTACGCCCTCTGTAGAAGATTATTCTTTAACAGAAAATGAAGAAACCATTAAGCTGATGACTTTAAACAAGCGTGCCACACAAGGTGAATTACCGCCTGTTGAAATTGTTGATATGAGAGAGGAATTAGATGAAGGTAATAAAAGTATACTAAGTAAGAGGCTGCATACAGCAATAGAGGAAAATTTAGAAAAGAGAAAACAGACGATATTATTTTTAAACCGAAGAGGATACTCAACCTTTATTTCTTGTCGACAGTGTGGGTATGTTGTTAAGTGTAAGCATTGTGATATCTCAATGACCTATCATATGGCTAGTGGGAATTTACAATGTCACTACTGTGGAGAATCTCTGGAACCCCCACGAATTTGTCCGGAGTGTAGCAGTTCCTATATTAAATATTTTGGAACAGGAACTCAGAAGATGGAGAAGATCGTACAACAGCAATTTTCCAAGGCCAATGTAGAGCGGATGGATTTGGACACAACCAGTCGGAAGGGTTCCCATGGCAGAATATTAGAACGATTTAAAAAGGGCGAAATTGATATTTTAATTGGAACTCAAATGATTGCCAAGGGATTAGACTTTCCAAATGTCACATTAGTGGGGATTGTCTCTGCGGATATGATGTTAAATTTTCCGGATTTTCGTGCCTCGGAAAAGACATTTCAATTGATTACCCAGGTTGCTGGAAGAGCGGGGCGAGGATTAGATCCTGGAGTTGTTATTTTACAAACATATGATCCAGATCACTATAGTATTTTAGCCGCTTCTAAGCATGACTATCGGACATTCTATGAGGATGAATTGATGATTAGAAAGGCCTTTGGTTATCCTCCTTTTAATAAGCTAATCAATCTTAATTTTAGTGGGGTCAGTGAAATGCAAGTAATTACTGTAACGAAAAAAATTGTAGATGGGATCAAATATATCTTAAATAAAAAGGGTTTTATAGATTTAGATGAGGTCATATTAGGACCTAACCCCTCTGTGATCGGTAAGATAAATCGAAAATATAGATATCAGGTCATATTAAAGGATCAAGGAGTTCCTTTTATATTATTAAAAAAAGTGGTAAAATATCTTTTAATTGATCAGCGTCAACGATTTATTCCTGACACGATCCATTCAAGTATTGATATTAATCCGTATTCAATGCTTTAA